The Patescibacteria group bacterium genome includes the window TTGGTCCAACCCACAAGATTGAAACCGCCATAAATATATTCTGCAGTAATGAATAGGGGAATATAAGTGTCACTATAAGCAGTATAAACGCTATTAAAATTCCCAGGATGAATCGAGGTAATAACGGGCGTAAACGAACTACAAGTACTATGAACAGAGCAGCGGAGAAGGTGAAGAAAATAATATAGAAAAGCTGGAGGAGATAGGGCGAAGCGCGATGGAGGATGAGAAACGAAATAATAAGAGCTATGGCAGCAGTGACCGTCGCAACAAAGCCAACGACCCTTTGCGAAACTGTCACTACCCTGCCTCGTTGGAGAAATGAGAGGTCAAGGTGTGAATACAGCCATACTTCGGCTGCGAGACAAACGCTGAAAAATAAAGAGAGAAGGAATGAATCAATAATCATGGTGAATACGGTTATCTCTTCGCCATCGTCTTGCTTAAAATTATCTATATCTTCTGTTACTTATGTAACATAAATAATCATTCAGATAATTCTTTATCCCTTCGCAATTGTTCTTGCCTGGAACCAGGAAAGCTCGTAAGCCTGGCGCATCGCGTCGGCAATCGGCCCGCTCTCAATGATCAGGCCCATCGCATCGAGATACGACATGAAAGCGACTTTATTATTGTAGATGTTGATTTCAATTTGCGGATTATACATGTCAGTGGGGAGCATCACGGTCTCACTCAATTCATCCTTGTCCCGCGACCGATGGAACATCCAGCGCGGGCTCTTGGGCGCGATCCTGCGCGCGCGTATGTTATGGTGCACGCGCTGCCGCAGATACTCATTGGGAAAGCCGGGTAAAAATTTAAAAATATTATCGGTATTGTATTCTAAAATCACTTGCGGCTTATCGGCTATAGTATCTTCATAGATCTGGCGAATGCCCTCCTCGCCCTCAAAAAATACCACCTTCGGCTTCACCTGGCTCTTGTTATACACGGCTTCCAATGAGGGGATCGCTCCCAAGAGTTCTTTATGATATTCGGCAAATCTTTCGGAGAGCTGTTTGGGTGCGAGTGCGATGTACCGCATTTTATTTCTCTCACTGGTGGTGTGCACAAATCCCTTACGCATGAGGTCTGAGAGCACCGAATACGCAGTGGTTCTCTTTATCTTCGCCTTTTTGGCAATATCCTGCGCCGATGATACCCCCGCCTCCAAAGAGGCAAGGTAGACCTTCGCCTCATTCTCGCTAAAGCCCATATTTTTCAATATATTTTCGATGTGCA containing:
- a CDS encoding helix-turn-helix domain-containing protein; the protein is MHIENILKNMGFSENEAKVYLASLEAGVSSAQDIAKKAKIKRTTAYSVLSDLMRKGFVHTTSERNKMRYIALAPKQLSERFAEYHKELLGAIPSLEAVYNKSQVKPKVVFFEGEEGIRQIYEDTIADKPQVILEYNTDNIFKFLPGFPNEYLRQRVHHNIRARRIAPKSPRWMFHRSRDKDELSETVMLPTDMYNPQIEINIYNNKVAFMSYLDAMGLIIESGPIADAMRQAYELSWFQARTIAKG